The proteins below come from a single Eptesicus fuscus isolate TK198812 chromosome 5, DD_ASM_mEF_20220401, whole genome shotgun sequence genomic window:
- the LEO1 gene encoding RNA polymerase-associated protein LEO1 produces MADMEDLFGSDADSDAERKDSDSGSDSDSDQENAASGSNASGSESDQDERGDSGKPSNKELFGDDSEDEGASHQSGSDNHSERSDNRSEPSEHSDREDNDPSDVDQHSGSEAHNDDEDEGHGSDGGSHHSEAEGSEKAHSDDEKWDREDKSDQSDDEKIQNSDDEERAQGSDEDKLQNSDDDEKMQNTDDEDRPQLSDDERQLSEEEKVNSDDEQPAASDNDDEKQNSDDDERPQMSDEEKMQNSDDERPQASDEERRHSDEEEEQDHKSESARGSDSEDEVLRMKRKNAIASDSEADSDTEVPKDNSGTMDLFGGADDISSGSDGEDKPPTPGQPIDENGLPQDQQEEEPIPETRIEVEIPKVNTDLGNDLYFVKLPNFLSVEPRPFDPQYYEDEFEDEEMLDEEGRTRLKLKVENTIRWRIRRDEEGNEIKESNARIVKWTDGSMSLHLGNEVFDVYKAPLQGDHNHLFIRQGTGLQGQAVFKTKLTFRPHSTDSATHRKMTLSLADRCSKTQKIRILPMAGRDPECQRTEMIKKEEERLRASIRRESQQRRMREKQHQRGLSASYLEPDRYDEEEEGEESISLAAIKNRYKGGIREERARIYSSDSDEGSEEDKAQRLLKAKKLTSDEEGEPSGKRKAEDDDKANKKHKKYVISDEEEEDDD; encoded by the exons ATGGCGGATATGGAGGACCTCTTCGGGAGCGACGCCGACAGCGATGCGGAGCGTAAAG ATTCTGATTCTGGATCAGACTCGGATTCTGATCAAGAGAATGCAGCATCTGGCAGTAATGCCTCTGGAAGTGAAAGTGATCAGGATGAAAGAGGTGATTCAGGAAAACCAAGTAATAAAGAACTGTTTGGAGATGACAGTGAAGATGAGGGAGCTTCTCATCAGAGTGGGAGTGATAATCACTCTGAAAGATCAGACAATAGGTCAGAACCTTCTGAGCATTCTGACCGAGAAGACAATGACCCTTCAGATGTCGATCAGCATAGTGGATCAGAAGCTCATAATGATGATGAAGACGAAGGTCATGGATCAGATGGAGGGAGCCATCACTCAGAAGCAGAAGGTTCTGAAAAAGCACATTCGGATGATGAAAAATGGGACAGAGAAGATAAAAGCGACCAGTCGGATGATGAAAAGATACAAAATTCTGATGATGAGGAGAGGGCACAAGGATCTGATGAAGATAAGTTGCAGAATTCTGACGATGATGAGAAAATGCAGAACACAGATGATGAGGACAGGCCTCAGCTCTCCGATGATGAGAGACAACTGTCGGAGGAGGAGAAGGTTAATTCTGATGATGAACAGCCAGCAGCTTCTGATAATGATGATGAGAAACAGAATTCCGATGATGATGAACGGCCACAGATGTCTGATGAGGAGAAAATGCAAAATTCTGATGATGAAAGGCCACAGGCCTCAGACGAAGAACGCAGGCAttcagatgaagaagaagaacagGACCATAAATCAG AATCTGCACGAGGCAGTGATAGTGAAGATGAAGTTTTGCGAATGAAACGCAAGAATGCAATTGCATCTGATTCAGAAGCGGATAGTGACACAGAGGTACCAAAAG ATAACAGTGGAACCATGGATCTCTTTGGTGGTGCAGATGACATATCTTCAGGGAGTGATGGAGAAGATAAACCACCTACTCCAGGACAGCCTATT gatGAAAATGGATTGCCTCAGGATCAACAGGAGGAGGAACCAATTCCTGAGACCAGAATAGAAGTAGAAATACCCAAAGTAAACACTGATTTAGGAAACGACTTGTATTTTGTTAAGCTGCCCAACTTTCTCAGTGTAGAGCCCAG gcCTTTTGATCCTCAATATTATGAAGATGAATTTGAAGATGAGGAAATGCTGGATGAAGAAGGTCGAACCAGGTTAAAACTAAAG GTAGAAAATACTATACGATGGAGGATACGACGGGAtgaagaaggaaatgaaattaaaGAAAGCAACGCTCGGATAGTCAAGTGGACAGATGGAAG CATGTCTCTGCATCTGGGCAATGAGGTGTTTGATGTTTACAAAGCTCCACTGCAAGGCGATCACAACCATCTTTTTATAAGACAAGGTACTGGTCTGCAGGGACAAGCCGTCTTTAAAACCAAACTCACCTTCAG ACCTCACTCTACAGACAGTGCCACACACAGAAAGATGACCCTGTCACTTGCGGATAGATGTTCAAAGACACAGAAGATTAGAATCTTACCGATGGCTGGTCGAGATCCCGAGTGCCAGCGCACCGAGATGATTAAG AAAGAAGAAGAACGTTTAAGAGCTTCTATTCGTAGGGAGTCTCAGCAGCGCCGAATGAGAGAGAAGCAGCACCAGCGGGGCCTGAGTGCTAGTTACCTAGAACCTGATCGATacgatgaggaggaggaaggcgagGAGTCCATCAGCTTGGCTGCCATTAAGAACCGATACAAAGGGGGCATTCGAG AGGAACGAGCCAGAATCTATTCGTCAGACAGCGATGAAGGATCAGAAGAAGATAAGGCCCAAAGATTACTCAAAGCAAAGAAACTCACCAGTGATGAG GAAGGTGAACCttctggaaagagaaaagcagaagaTGATGATAAAGCAAATAAGAAGCATAAGAAGTACGTGATCAgtgatgaagaggaagaagatgatgACTGA